In one Drosophila albomicans strain 15112-1751.03 chromosome X, ASM965048v2, whole genome shotgun sequence genomic region, the following are encoded:
- the LOC117576853 gene encoding uncharacterized protein LOC117576853 isoform X2 encodes MGVTRLSLMLLLAALLQLSQVDAYSMSSGNTHNSFAPNSPSAPLPEADAGGQGQAGYGGGGASGGYGGGFSAGGHGLYPSLPTNNGGGGGGGYNPNPYNGYNGQGGYQPAPGGYQPPHGGYQPAPGGYQPSPGYTPPAPGYDNGGGGGGAAQKPKEKGGFFSNFFSNPAVSQAVSGIIAGQIAKQLQGGGSNGNNQPNNGGGGNQPYQPSGGYGGGNSGGGSSGGSSTGSNILGGLLGSVLSGAGNSGGGGGGGGSGGSSASNFLGSLLSGAGGNSGGGGGGGGGAASALGEIFNSKNFGGLFSENPSSSRSNSGGGGASYPTQGSNYNNNNYGK; translated from the exons ATGGGCGTGACACGCCTTAGTctcatgctgctgctggcggcgCTGCTGCAGCTTAGTCAAGTGGATGCTTACTCCa TGAGCAGCGGCAACACGCACAACTCGTTTGCGCCCAACTCGCCGAGTGCTCCGCTGCCTGAGGCAGATGCTGGCGGTCAGGGACAAGCTGGTTACGGTGGCGGAGGCGCATCTGGTGGATATGGTGGCGGCTTCTCGGCTGGCGGTCACGGTCTCTATCCCTCGTTGCCCACAAACaacggcggtggcggtggcggtggctaCAATCCCAATCCCTACAACGGCTACAACGGACAAGGCGGCTATCAGCCCGCTCCCGGTGGCTATCAGCCCCCCCACGGCGGTTACCAACCCGCTCCCGGTGGCTATCAGCCTTCGCCTGGCTACACTCCGCCCGCCCCTGGCTATGACAATGGAGGCGGTGGTGGCGGCGCTGCTCAGAAGCCCAAGGAAAAGGGCGGCTTCTTCTCGAACTTCTTCTCGAATCCGGCGGTGAGTCAAGCAGTCTCCGGTATCATTGCAGGCCAAATAGCCAAGCAACTCCAAGGCGGCGGCTCCAATGGCAACAATCAGCCGAATAACGGAGGCGGTGGCAATCAACCGTATCAGCCAAGTGGCGGCTATGgcggtggcaactctggcggTGGCTCATCGGGTGGCTCTTCGACTGGCAGCAACATTCTCGGCGGTCTCCTTGGCTCTGTGCTCTCCGGTGCCGGCAACAGTGGCggtggaggaggtggaggtggaagCGGTGGCAGCAGCGCCAGCAATTTCCTTGGCAGCCTGCTCAGCGGAGctggtggcaactctggcggcggcggtggtggtggcggtggtgcTGCCAGTGCTCTTGGCGAGATCTTCAACTCGAAGAACTTCGGCGGTCTCTTCAGCGAGAATCCTTCGTCGTCGCGCAGCAAcagcggaggaggaggagccaGTTATCCTACTCAGGGctccaactacaacaacaacaattacggCAAATAA
- the LOC117576853 gene encoding loricrin isoform X1, with amino-acid sequence MGVTRLSLMLLLAALLQLSQVDAYSKYGRGCGDIGCLPNEECVITSDSCSYNQRDGKDCGSYPTCKRKSGGSSSGNTHQANPSSPSSAVNPSVSSGNTHNSFAPNSPSAPLPEADAGGQGQAGYGGGGASGGYGGGFSAGGHGLYPSLPTNNGGGGGGGYNPNPYNGYNGQGGYQPAPGGYQPPHGGYQPAPGGYQPSPGYTPPAPGYDNGGGGGGAAQKPKEKGGFFSNFFSNPAVSQAVSGIIAGQIAKQLQGGGSNGNNQPNNGGGGNQPYQPSGGYGGGNSGGGSSGGSSTGSNILGGLLGSVLSGAGNSGGGGGGGGSGGSSASNFLGSLLSGAGGNSGGGGGGGGGAASALGEIFNSKNFGGLFSENPSSSRSNSGGGGASYPTQGSNYNNNNYGK; translated from the exons ATGGGCGTGACACGCCTTAGTctcatgctgctgctggcggcgCTGCTGCAGCTTAGTCAAGTGGATGCTTACTCCa AGTATGGACGCGGCTGCGGCGACATCGGTTGCCTGCCCAACGAGGAGTGCGTGATCACCAGCGACTCGTGCAGCTACAATCAACGCGATGGCAAGGATTGCGGCAGTTATCCGACTTGCAAACGCAAGAGCGGCGGCTCCTCCAGTGGCAACACCCACCAGGCGAATCCCTCGTCCCCATCGTCTGCGGTTAATCCCTCAG TGAGCAGCGGCAACACGCACAACTCGTTTGCGCCCAACTCGCCGAGTGCTCCGCTGCCTGAGGCAGATGCTGGCGGTCAGGGACAAGCTGGTTACGGTGGCGGAGGCGCATCTGGTGGATATGGTGGCGGCTTCTCGGCTGGCGGTCACGGTCTCTATCCCTCGTTGCCCACAAACaacggcggtggcggtggcggtggctaCAATCCCAATCCCTACAACGGCTACAACGGACAAGGCGGCTATCAGCCCGCTCCCGGTGGCTATCAGCCCCCCCACGGCGGTTACCAACCCGCTCCCGGTGGCTATCAGCCTTCGCCTGGCTACACTCCGCCCGCCCCTGGCTATGACAATGGAGGCGGTGGTGGCGGCGCTGCTCAGAAGCCCAAGGAAAAGGGCGGCTTCTTCTCGAACTTCTTCTCGAATCCGGCGGTGAGTCAAGCAGTCTCCGGTATCATTGCAGGCCAAATAGCCAAGCAACTCCAAGGCGGCGGCTCCAATGGCAACAATCAGCCGAATAACGGAGGCGGTGGCAATCAACCGTATCAGCCAAGTGGCGGCTATGgcggtggcaactctggcggTGGCTCATCGGGTGGCTCTTCGACTGGCAGCAACATTCTCGGCGGTCTCCTTGGCTCTGTGCTCTCCGGTGCCGGCAACAGTGGCggtggaggaggtggaggtggaagCGGTGGCAGCAGCGCCAGCAATTTCCTTGGCAGCCTGCTCAGCGGAGctggtggcaactctggcggcggcggtggtggtggcggtggtgcTGCCAGTGCTCTTGGCGAGATCTTCAACTCGAAGAACTTCGGCGGTCTCTTCAGCGAGAATCCTTCGTCGTCGCGCAGCAAcagcggaggaggaggagccaGTTATCCTACTCAGGGctccaactacaacaacaacaattacggCAAATAA